In one window of Helianthus annuus cultivar XRQ/B chromosome 17, HanXRQr2.0-SUNRISE, whole genome shotgun sequence DNA:
- the LOC110921175 gene encoding peroxidase 3, which translates to MKGFCWILVFVVIFGWVQGDLQMGFYGTSCPKAEKIVQDYVNEHIPNAPSLAATLIRMHFHDCFVRGCDASILLNVTSSSGNQTEKVATPNQTVRGFDFIDRLKSLVEAECPGIVSCADIIALAARDSIAITGGPSWKVPTGRRDGLLSNASEALNQIPAPFDNITILIQKFANKSLDLKDLVLLSGAHTIGIAHCPSVSNRLYNFTGVGDRDPSLDSEYADNLRATKCRTQNDNTTILEMDPGSRKTFDLSYYTLLLKRRGLFESDSALTTNSNTLAYINQLLQGSLQNFFNEFALSMEKMGQIEVKTGTTGEIRRNCAVVNS; encoded by the exons ATGAAAGGCTTTTGCTGGATTTTGGTTTTTGTAGTGATTTTTGGATGGGTGCAAGGTGATTTACAGATGGGGTTTTATGGGACTTCATGCCCCAAAGCTGAAAAGATTGTGCAAGATTATGTGAATGAGCATATCCCGAATGCTCCATCGCTTGCCGCTACTCTTATCAGAATGCATTTCCATGATTGTTTCGTCAGG GGTTGTGATGCATCAATCCTCTTGAATGTTACTTCAAGCTCAGGGAATCAGACAGAGAAAGTGGCAACACCAAACCAGACAGTAAGAGGGTTTGATTTCATTGATAGATTGAAGAGCTTAGTTGAAGCAGAATGCCCTGGCATTGTTTCATGTGCTGATATTATCGCTCTTGCTGCTAGAGACTCCATTGCTATCACT GGAGGCCCTTCTTGGAAAGTCCCCACGGGGCGAAGAGATGGGTTGTTATCCAATGCATCCGAGGCGTTGAACCAAATCCCGGCTCCATTCGACAATATCACTATCCTCATACAAAAGTTTGCCAATAAAAGTCTTGATTTGAAGGATCTTGTTTTGCTTTCGG GTGCTCATACTATTGGGATCGCACATTGTCCATCGGTATCAAACCGTCTATACAATTTCACGGGTGTGGGAGATCGAGACCCCTCGCTTGATAGTGAATATGCAGACAATCTCAGAGCAACAAAATGCAGGACACAAAACGACAATACAACAATACTTGAGATGGATCCTGGGAGCCGTAAGACTTTTGATCTTAGCTACTACACGTTATTGCTAAAACGTAGGGGCTTGTTCGAGTCTGATTCGGCTTTGACTACAAACTCCAACACGTTGGCATACATAAACCAACTTCTTCAAGGATCGCTCCAGAATTTCTTCAATGAGTTTGCATTGTCGATGGAGAAAATGGGTCAAATTGAGGTAAAAACCGGAACCACTGGTGAAATTCGAAGGAATTGTGCTGTCGTAAATAGTTAA